In one window of Escherichia coli DSM 30083 = JCM 1649 = ATCC 11775 DNA:
- the yoaH gene encoding YoaH family protein: protein MFAGLPSLTHEQQQKAVERIQELMAQGMSSGQAIALVAEELRANHSGERIVARFEDEDE, encoded by the coding sequence ATGTTTGCAGGTTTACCTTCACTCACCCATGAACAGCAGCAAAAAGCTGTCGAGCGGATCCAGGAACTGATGGCTCAAGGGATGAGCAGCGGCCAGGCAATCGCGCTGGTGGCAGAAGAGCTGCGTGCCAACCATTCCGGCGAGCGAATCGTGGCGCGTTTTGAGGATGAAGACGAGTAA
- the yoaC gene encoding DUF1889 family protein has protein sequence MPAVIDKALDFIGAMDVSAPTPSSMNESTAKGIFKYLKELGVPASAADITTRADLEGWNPGFTEKMVGWAKKMESGERIVIKNPEYFSTYMQEELKALV, from the coding sequence ATGCCTGCTGTAATAGATAAAGCCCTGGATTTCATTGGTGCCATGGATGTATCAGCACCAACACCAAGTTCGATGAATGAAAGTACGGCGAAGGGAATCTTTAAATATTTAAAAGAACTGGGAGTACCCGCGAGTGCCGCTGATATTACGACGCGAGCTGACCTGGAAGGCTGGAACCCGGGGTTCACGGAAAAAATGGTTGGATGGGCAAAAAAAATGGAGTCTGGTGAACGCATTGTGATTAAAAATCCTGAATACTTTTCAACATATATGCAGGAAGAACTAAAAGCACTGGTCTAA
- the yoaB gene encoding RidA family protein: protein MTIVRIDAEARWSDVVIHNNTLYYTGVPENLDADAFDQTANTLAQIDAVLEKQGSNKSSILDATIFLADKNDFAAMNKAWDAWVVAGHAPVRCTVQAGLMNPKYKVEIKIVAAV, encoded by the coding sequence ATGACTATCGTTCGTATCGATGCTGAAGCCCGCTGGTCTGATGTGGTGATCCACAACAACACGCTCTACTACACTGGTGTACCGGAAAACCTCGACGCCGATGCTTTTGACCAAACCGCCAACACGCTGGCGCAGATTGACGCCGTGCTGGAAAAACAGGGCAGCAATAAATCGAGCATTCTGGATGCCACCATTTTCCTGGCTGATAAAAACGACTTCGCGGCGATGAATAAAGCGTGGGATGCCTGGGTTGTCGCGGGTCATGCGCCGGTGCGCTGCACGGTACAAGCGGGTTTGATGAACCCGAAGTATAAAGTTGAAATTAAGATTGTGGCTGCGGTGTAA
- the yoaA gene encoding ATP-dependent DNA helicase: protein MTDDFAPDGQLAKAIPGFKPREPQRQMAVAVTQAIEKGQPLVVEAGTGTGKTYAYLAPALRAKKKVIISTGSKALQDQLYSRDLPTVSKALKYTGNVALLKGRSNYLCLERLEQQALAGGDLPVQILSDVILLRSWSNQTVDGDISTCVSVAEDSQAWPLVTSTNDNCLGSDCPMYKDCFVVKARKKAMDADVVVVNHHLFLADMVVKESGFGELIPEADVMIFDEAHQLPDIASQYFGQSLSSRQLLDLAKDITIAYRTELKDTQQLQKCADRLAQSAQDFRLQLGEPGYRGNLRELLANPQIQRAFLLLDDTLELCYDVAKLSLGRSALLDAAFERATLYRTRLKRLKEINQPGYSYWYECTSRHFTLALTPLSVADKFKELMAQKPGSWIFTSATLSVNDDLHHFTSRLGIELAESLLLPSPFDYSRQALLCVPRNLPQTNQPGSARQLAAMLRPIIEANNGRCFMLCTSHAMMRDLAEQFRATMTLPVLLQGETSKGQLLQQFVSAGNALLVATSSFWEGVDVRGDTLSLVIIDKLPFTSPDDPLLKARMEDCRLRGGDPFDEVQLPDAVITLKQGVGRLIRDADDRGVLVICDNRLVMRPYGATFLASLPPAPRTRDIARAVRFLAIPSSR, encoded by the coding sequence GTGACGGACGATTTTGCACCAGACGGTCAGTTGGCGAAAGCGATACCAGGCTTTAAGCCGCGAGAACCACAGCGACAGATGGCGGTAGCCGTCACCCAGGCGATAGAAAAAGGCCAGCCGCTGGTGGTGGAAGCCGGAACCGGTACGGGCAAAACCTACGCTTACCTGGCCCCTGCGCTGCGGGCGAAAAAGAAAGTCATTATCTCGACCGGTTCAAAAGCGTTGCAGGATCAGCTCTACAGCCGCGATTTGCCAACGGTTTCAAAGGCGTTGAAATATACGGGCAACGTGGCGTTGCTGAAAGGGCGCTCAAACTACCTCTGCCTCGAACGTCTCGAACAACAGGCGCTAGCGGGCGGCGATCTGCCGGTACAAATATTAAGCGATGTGATCCTGCTGCGCTCCTGGTCTAATCAAACAGTCGATGGTGATATCAGCACCTGCGTCAGCGTGGCGGAAGATTCACAGGCGTGGCCGCTGGTCACCAGCACCAACGATAACTGCCTTGGCAGCGACTGCCCGATGTATAAAGATTGCTTTGTAGTCAAAGCACGCAAAAAAGCGATGGACGCCGATGTGGTGGTGGTAAACCATCATCTCTTTCTGGCGGATATGGTGGTGAAAGAGAGTGGATTTGGCGAACTGATCCCGGAAGCTGACGTCATGATCTTCGACGAAGCCCACCAGCTGCCCGACATTGCCAGCCAGTATTTTGGTCAGTCACTCTCCAGTCGACAACTGCTCGACCTGGCAAAAGACATCACCATCGCCTACCGCACCGAATTAAAAGACACCCAGCAGTTACAAAAGTGCGCTGACCGTCTTGCCCAGAGTGCGCAGGATTTTCGCCTGCAACTCGGTGAGCCAGGTTATCGCGGTAACCTGCGTGAGCTGTTAGCTAATCCGCAAATTCAGCGGGCATTTTTACTGCTCGATGACACTCTGGAACTTTGTTATGACGTGGCGAAACTGTCGCTGGGGCGTTCCGCCTTGCTGGATGCGGCATTTGAACGCGCCACGTTATATCGCACACGGCTGAAACGGCTAAAAGAGATCAATCAGCCGGGCTACAGCTACTGGTACGAATGCACTTCGCGCCATTTTACTCTGGCTCTCACGCCGCTCAGCGTGGCGGATAAATTCAAAGAGTTAATGGCGCAAAAACCCGGTAGCTGGATCTTTACCTCAGCAACGCTGTCGGTGAACGACGATCTGCATCATTTCACCTCGCGGCTTGGCATTGAACTGGCAGAGTCGTTGCTGTTACCCAGCCCCTTTGATTACAGCCGCCAGGCGTTACTCTGTGTGCCGCGCAACCTGCCGCAAACTAATCAACCGGGTTCCGCACGGCAACTGGCGGCAATGCTGCGACCGATCATCGAAGCTAACAACGGTCGTTGTTTTATGCTTTGTACCTCGCACGCCATGATGCGCGATCTGGCCGAGCAGTTCCGCGCTACCATGACGCTTCCCGTTTTGTTGCAGGGGGAAACCAGCAAAGGGCAACTGTTGCAGCAATTTGTCAGCGCCGGTAACGCGCTTCTTGTGGCAACCAGCAGTTTCTGGGAAGGGGTGGACGTGCGTGGCGATACATTGTCATTGGTGATTATCGACAAATTGCCGTTTACCTCGCCGGATGATCCACTATTAAAAGCACGCATGGAAGATTGCCGTTTGCGCGGTGGTGATCCGTTCGATGAAGTACAACTGCCGGATGCGGTCATTACTCTCAAGCAGGGGGTAGGGCGATTGATTCGCGACGCCGACGATCGCGGCGTGTTAGTGATTTGCGACAATCGGCTGGTGATGCGCCCTTACGGCGCGACGTTTCTCGCCAGTCTGCCGCCAGCGCCGCG